A genomic segment from Fusarium keratoplasticum isolate Fu6.1 chromosome 10, whole genome shotgun sequence encodes:
- a CDS encoding Zn(2)-C6 fungal-type domain-containing protein, with amino-acid sequence MHSAFPAGPVPCTVPAVQDPVAALVGASSGATISSSAGTSSRSLDYQSSPFWVSMMDVVAQRSLSSPITNFSSLSLPSQPGSLNWPFDAQSCSALAWAPDPRIFDFNPPAFAVKAPATRPKATGRRPRQPAAIYTSEAKAKATAASASAKSASSSAASSATTSPSSSRGISPRSKPKMPGRPPKRPASNGEDDGPVQAPGKAKLPRLERGPDDFSSVVKNRLQSYTRTGQACDRCKVRKIRCDALPEGCSHCTNQNLECYVTDRVTGRTERRGYLQELEREKSDMLAHIRNLEKLLGDNGVEVKPWQWAPYAQYPSGVSFDDMGNPVPDPNTGDTWSQVGSAWVKNNLAKPKFTPSFPRSLLESRPQESHLGVGGDSAPLSSIKGTRLSILGMTVDLASFKAADMDEPPADAAVSAPLYNKSPQALLQSIMNVNPPQHVEMPSRSDAFTYADWYFLTLSAFLPILHKPSFMQLLTRMYDEPNFKPTVAESVIVHMVFAMIYFHYGTRNWQQADQCTRLNESSNKHYHFALSKFFELTCSRDLASVQAMAMIAVHTRAFPKPGCVSIIANLALQRALEMNLHRESRKPGEPTNLQHELRKRAFWVIMTVYIAVAGRRGRPMPITVEEFDVGFPEPIADELLSDEGVDTSRSIPCGYWPGIVSFKIIPIYLEMYSNIYSVKRDPQNYVSVVNALETQIKNWEDELPTSLKLDHSEQTEMTRMPALYCKTWALEFRLCLRHPSVAMTADKKMMAENMAICEDVSRRMLHCQLEIQKHKCLDTTWYQTSMYTAGVFMLLVAVWERRFETTPEAIATLREEMNGWVGILDEVGSLLGSGPSLSAEIRNIIDRTIAWIEHDMRNKENKESQPAVTPEIKQEPAQASAYTAPQVQSAPTSGGSQEVPSSKGYFPDAGLNGQTPYPALAYNEHTQSTMAPSAYETEAMFYSTSAQAAAAAVAATAIPASASQANPLLAFTTQSTQQVASQPTADMLWQGRGNTWHDWTTAIADNQDRYSASALLTLGGATRDATSGAGVPGVTAGPSTNDMTSIQQGQWPLMLFDHVASNGS; translated from the exons ATGCATAGCGCATTCCCCGCTGGGCCCGTCCCCTGTACAGTGCCGGCAGTGCAAGACCCAGTAGCAGCCTTAGTAGGGGCCTCTAGCGGCGCGACCATTAGCAGCAGCGCCGGCACCAGCTCCAGGTCCCTCGACTACCAGTCCAGCCCGTTCTGggtgtcgatgatggatgtCGTCGCCCAGCGCAGCCTCAGttctcccatcaccaacttctcGTCGCTATCGTTGCCGTCGCAGCCAGGATCTCTCAACTGGCCATTCGACGCGCAGTCCTGCTCTGCCCTCGCCTGGGCTCCCGATCCTCGCATCTTCGACTTCAATCCCCCGGCCTTCGCTGTAAAGGCGCCTGCGACTCGACCGAAAGCCACTGGGCGGCGCCCGCGCCAGCCCGCCGCGATCTACACTTCCgaggccaaagccaaggctACAGCCGCGTCTGCGTCCGCAAAGAGCGCTTCATCCTCTGCTGCCTCGTCAGCGACAActtcaccatcttcctccagggGGATCTCCCCGCGCTCCAAACCCAAGATGCCCGGACGACCTCCGAAGCGACCCGCCAGCAACGGCGAAGATGACGGCCCCGTCCAGGCTCCAGGCAAGGCGAAGCTGCCGAGGCTGGAGCGCGGCCCTGACGACTTCTCCAGCGTTGTCAAGAACCGATTGCAGTCGTATACGCGTACGGGACAGGCTTGCGACCGGTGCAAG GTTCGCAAGATCCGATGCGATGCTCTTCCAGAGGGATGTTCCCATTGCACCAACCAGAACCTCGAGTGTTATGTCACAGACCGCGTCACAGGGCGCACCGAGCGCAGAGGATATCTGCAAGAGttggagagggaaaagagcGACATGTTGGCACATATCCgcaacctcgagaagctgctAGGCGACAAtggcgtcgaggtcaagcCCTGGCAATGGGCCCCCTACGCGCAGTACCCTTCCGGTGTGTCCTTTGACGACATGGGCAATCCGGTTCCTGATCCAAATACGGGCGACACATGGTCGCAAGTTGGAAGCGCATGGGTCAAGAacaacttggccaagccaAAGTTCACGCCCAGCTTCCCTCGAAGTCTCTTGGAGTCACGGCCTCAAGAGAGTCATCTCGGAGTTGGAGGTGATAGCGCTCCTCTGAGCTCCATCAAGGGAACTCGATTATCCATCCTTGGCATGACAGTCGATCTCGCTTCGTTCAAGGCCGCAGACATGGACGAGCCTCCAGCTGATGCAGCTGTCTCTGCGCCGTTGTACAACAAGTCTCCTCAAGCCCTTCTGCAGTCCATCATGAACGTCAACCCTCCTCAGCATGTCGAAATGCCTTCACGCAGCGATGCCTTTACTTATGCAGATTGGTACTTCCTCACTCTGTCCGCGTTCCTCCCTATCCTTCACAAGCCTTCCTTTATGCAACTG TTGACGCGCATGTACGACGAACCTAATTTCAAGCCAACTGTGGCCGAATCCGTTATTGTTCACATGGTGTTTGCCATGATCTACTTTCATTACGGCACTCGAAACTGGCAGCAGGCTGATCAGTGCACTCGACTGAACGAGTCATCCAACAAACATTATCATTTTGCTCTTAGCAAGTTCTTTGAGCTGACATGTTCCCGCGACTTGGCTTCGGtccaggccatggccatgattgCGGTGCATACCAGGGCTTTCCCCAAACCTGGTTGTGTCTCAATCATTGCCAATCTGGCTCTGCAACGCGCCCTTGAGATGAACCTCCATCGAGAATCGAGGAAGCCTGGCGAGCCTACGAATCTTCAGCACGAACTGCGTAAGAGAGCATTCTGGGTCATTATGACTGTCTACATCGCTGTTGCCGGGCGTCGTGGAAGGCCGATGCCCATTACGGTTGAGGAATTCGACGTCGGCTTCCCCGAACCCATCGCTGATGAGCTTTTGTCGGATGAAGGCGTCGACACATCCCGCTCCATCCCCTGCGGATACTGGCCAGGCATTGTCAGTTTCAAAATCATCCCCATCTACCTGGAGATGTACTCCAACATCTACAGTGTCAAGAGGGATCCGCAAAATTATGTCAGTGTGGTCAATGCACTGGAAACCCAGATCAAGAACTGGGAAGATGAGCTGCCTACTTCTCTTAAGCTCGACCATTCTGAACAGACTGAGATGACTCGCATGCCTGCTCTTTACTGCAAGACGTGGGCGCTCGAGTTCCGTCTCTGTCTCCGTCATCCTTCGGTGGCTATGACtgccgacaagaagatgatggctgaGAACATGGCCATCTGCGAGGATGTCTCGAGGAGAATGCTTCACTGTCAACTCGAGATTCAGAAGCACAAGTGTCTCGACACAACATGGTACCAGACGTCCATGTACACGGCTGGAGTCTTCATGCTTCTCGTGGCCGTGTGGGAGAGGCGCTTTGAGACGACTCCAGAGGCCATTGCCACTTTGCGGGAGGAGATGAACGGTTGGGTCGGCATTCTCGATGAGGTTGGCTCCTTGCTCG GCTCGGGACCTAGCCTCAGTGCTGAGATTAGAAACATCATTGATCGCACCATTGCTTGGATCGAGCATGACATGCGcaacaaggagaacaaggagagTCAGCCAGCTGTGACGCCCGAGATCAAGCAAGAGCCTGCTCAGGCCTCGGCTTACACTGCTCCTCAAGTTCAATCCGCGCCTACAAGCGGAGGAAGCCAAGAGGTGCCGTCATCGAAGGGCTACTTTCCAGACGCAGGCCTCAACGGGCAGACGCCATATCCCGCCTTGGCTTACAACGAGCACACGCAAAGCACAATGGCACCATCGGCTTATGAGACCGAGGCCATGTTCTACAGCACCAGTGCTCaggcagcagccgcagcagtagcagcaacagcaatcCCGGCATCTGCCTCACAGGCGAATCCACTCCTTGCCTTCACTACGCAGTCGACACAGCAAGTGGCGTCTCAACCCACGGCCGACATGCTATGGCAGGGCCGCGGAAACACTTGGCACGACTGGACTACCGCCATTGCCGATAATCAGGATCGGTATAGTGCGTCGGCACTCTTGACGCTCGGAGGCGCCACGCGTGATGCCACTTCGGGCGCGGGCGTCCCAGGCGTCACAGCCGGGCCCTCAACGAACGATATGACCAGCATTCAACAGGGCCAATGGCCGTTGATGTTGTTTGACCATGTGGCGTCAAATGGGTCTTGA
- a CDS encoding Ferric oxidoreductase domain-containing protein: MKRLALAWLLARPVLGGGGLVGYGIYPYEPPCAYACLRSLSGLMLECSSHGDMPSGMSHGSGMTSPECRAGDIPWLTTLAWCIKAECAEYHVTVSKIEGFWEKESTESPVVAPKWSYSTSLQKITKSLTQQLTPTDEYLNTTSIVDPSVYLAQYNALTAVYRENLVEAGFGITILVAGFGIPMALTWLGYIPYMSGLLDKVKPYFVYQTIVGTYHVRPLPYLLGNAPTMGQGLYVLVFFILNLILTAVNYKTQQPHAWYATRAKEITAYIFYRTGVFAFVLLPLLILFSSRNNFLLWTTNWSHSTYMLLHRWVARMFALQALLHTLLALPLYYPAEAKKEYWIWGAVATVATMIMVFASGLYVRRFAYEAFLISHILLAVFVIVGCWYHIKYWIGLIWGYEVWLEIACGVWFFDRLVRVGRILKTGLRRSKVTDLGNDYIRVDVPGIRWASEPGNHVYAYFPTLNPLRPWENHPFSAVPTALLSHSGSGVNSEQDGHVAPLDHVDAEKNGSKQRACAAKVVHSTAGLTLLIKKSTGMTKYLKAHDNLLTLLDGPYPNTPTKEVLRCDRVLLIGGGIGITSLLPWITRHRDIKLCWSVKETASCLVEAVDGVLSEIAEKDVRVGERLDISQILAEEEAAGWSRVGVVACGPGGLCDDVRAAVTTAAKKGQVVYELEVDAYSW, encoded by the exons ATGAAGCGTCTTGCTCTTGCATGGCTGTTGGCCCGGCCTGTTCTTGGCGGCGGTGGGTTGGTCGGCTATGGCATTTACCCATACGAGCCACCCTGTGCGTACGCCTGTCTACGGTCGCTGAGCGGCTTGATGCTCGAGTGCTCCAGTCACGGTGATATGCCAAGCGGAATGAGCCATGGTTCGGGCATGACTTCGCCAGAGTGCAGGGCTGGTGACATACCTTGGCTCACCACCCTTGCTTGGTGCATCAAGGCAGAGTGCGCCGAGTATCACGTCACCGTCTCCAAGATTGAGGGTTTTTGGGAGAAGGAATCTACAGAGAGTCCCGTTGTTGCTCCCAAATGGAGCTATTCGACTTCTCTGCAGAAAATTACCAAGTCGCTGACGCAGCAACTCACACCAACTGACGAGTATCTCAACACAACCTCCATCGTTGACCCCTCTGTCTACCTAGCTCAGTATAATGCCCTCACCGCAGTCTATCGTGAGAATCTTGTGGAAGCAGGCTTTGG CATCACTATCCTGGTCGCTGGATTTGGCATTCCCATGGCCCTCACTTGGCTTGGCTACATTCCCTACATGTCTGGTCTTCTCGACAAGGTGAAGCCATACTTTGTCTACCAGACTATTGTAGGGACATACCATGTCCGCCCGCTTCCTTACCTCCTCGGCAATGCTCCCACCATGGGTCAAGGCCTTTACGTGCTGGTCTTtttcatcctcaacctcatcctgACGGCAGTCAATTACAAGACCCAACAACCCCATGCTTGGTATGCCACGCGGGCCAAGGAGATTACCGCCTACATCTTTTACCGCACAGGAGTGTTTGCATTCGTCCTGCTTCCTCTCCTGATTCTCTTCTCATCCAGAAACAACTTTTTGCTCTGGACGACTAACTGGTCTCACTCAACCTACATGTTACTGCACCGCTGGGTAGCCCGCATGTttgcccttcaagccctCCTCCATACTCTTCTCGCACTACCTCTGTACTATCCCGCCGAAGCAAAAAAGGAGTACTGGATCTGGGGTGCAGTGGCAACTGTGGCAACCATGATAATGGTGTTTGCGAGCGGCCTTTACGTCCGTCGTTTCGCCTACGAAGCTTTTCTCATCTCCCACATCCTTCTTGCAGTATTTGTAATTGTTGGATGTTGGTACCACATCAAGTACTGGATTGGCCTTATTTGGGGATATGAGGTCTGGTTGGAAATTGCTTGCGGCGTGTGGTTCTTCGATCGCCTCGTGCGAGTGGGACGCATCTTGAAGACCGGTCTACGCCGTTCCAAGGTTACTGACCTTGGAAATGACTACATCCGCGTTGACGTCCCTGGAATTCGCTGGGCTTCTGAGCCTGGTAACCATGTGTATGCCTATTTTCCGACGCTGAACCCCTTGCGTCCTTGGGAGAACCACCCTTTCTCTGCGGTGCCAACTGCCCTGCTCTCACATTCAGGCAGTGGTGTCAACTCGGAACAAGACGGTCATGTGGCTCCGCTCGATCACGTCGACGCTGAGAAGAACGGGTCAAAACAACGAGCCTGTGCTGCCAAGGTCGTTCACTCGACGGCTGGCCTAACGCTCCTGATCAAGAAGTCGACAGGAATGACCAAATATCTCAAGGCACATGATAACCTACTCACTCTTCTCGACGGACCGTATCCCAACACTCCCACCAAGGAAGTCCTACGCTGTGACCGCGTGCTGCTCATTGGAGGAGGTATCGGCATTACCAGTCTCCTCCCTTGGATAACCCGCCACCGCGACATCAAACTCTGCTGGAGCGTCAAGGAGACGGCTTCTTGTCTGGTCGAGGCGGTAGATGGAGTCTTGAGTGAGATTGCAGAGAAAGACGTGAGGGTGGGAGAGAGACTTGACATTTCCCAGATCttggctgaagaagaagctgctggatgGAGTAGAGTAGGCGTCGTGGCTTGTGGACCAGGAGGACTCTGTGATGACGTGAGAGCTGCAGTTACTACAGCGGCAAAGAAGGGCCAGGTTGTTTATGAGCTCGAGGTGGATGCGTATTCTTGGTAG
- a CDS encoding Proline dehydrogenase: MSLALRRGTCQPLRWAASSSTATIRPCIAITTITKANVATRRHIHSSERRTSTLAEHPIPDPIPPPVGTGRAPLSVLPLSMIVRSLATMVVSSSPLLLPPSLRIMNVLANTTNSILNSDTNPVLRYFLKKTFYAQFCAGENPAEIKATIAGLKNIGFTGVILNYAREVVLTEDQAGALKNGAMETEECIRNEIVPWAQGTLETVRMAEPGDFVALKFTGAGSIALYQLKDRLPPSPALYKSIDSICQLAQERGVRLLFDAEQDMLQDGIDDWTLEFTRKYNKGLGEAVIFGTYQAYKKNCPEVLSRHLALAQVENFALGVKLVRGAYLNSDPRELFHDTKEETDACYDSLAASVLTRQWNADVKGEGEYPATSLVIASHNAESVRRSRAICDAGRAKSDIAFAQLQGMADEVSCELVEAGQADKTKVLPAYKYLVWGTTGECMKYLLRRAHENKDAVQRTKGSRDALWSELVRRCKSAVGLA; the protein is encoded by the coding sequence ATGAGCTTGGCCCTTCGGCGAGGGACGTGCCAGCCCCTGCGCTGGGCGGCATCCTCTAGCACCGCTACCATCCGACCATGCATCGCCATCACAACCATCACAAAGGCCAATGTGGCCACCCGTCGTCACATCCACTCCTCTGAGCGACGCACCTccaccctcgccgagcaCCCCATCCCCGACCCTATCCCTCCTCCCGTCGGTACCGGTCGTGCGCCCCTCTCCGTCCTGCCCTTGAGCATGATCGTGCGATCTCTGGCTACCATGGTCGTTTCGTCGtcgcctcttcttctgcctccCTCGCTGCGCATCATGAACGTCCTGGCCAACACCACAAACTCCATCCTCAACTCGGACACGAACCCCGTCCTCCGATACTTCCTCAAGAAGACCTTTTATGCCCAGTTCTGCGCCGGCGAGAACCCCGCAGAGATTAAGGCCACCATTGCTGGACTCAAGAACATTGGCTTCACTGGTGTGATTCTCAACTATGCCCGTGAGGTCGTCCTTACCGAGGACCAGGCTGGTGCCCTCAAGAACGGCGCCATGGAGACGGAGGAATGCATTCGAAACGAGATCGTGCCTTGGGCCCAGGGTACTCTCGAGACGGTCCGAATGGCTGAGCCCGGTGACTTTGTCGCTCTCAAGTTCACTGGCGCCGGCAGCATCGCCCTGTATCAGCTCAAGGATCGCCTTCCTCCCAGCCCCGCCCTGTACAAGTCCATCGACTCCATCTGCCAGCTTGCCCAGGAGCGAGGTGTCCGCCTCCTCTTTGACGCCGAACAGGACATGCTCCAGGACGGCATCGATGACTGGACTCTCGAGTTCACCCGCAAGTACAACAAGGGTCTTGGTGAGGCTGTCATCTTTGGCACGTACCAGGCTTACAAGAAGAACTGCCCCGAGGTCCTATCCCGAcacctcgccctcgcccaggTCGAGAACTTTGCCCTCGGTGTCAAGCTTGTCCGCGGCGCCTACCTGAACTCGGACCCCCGTGAGCTCTTCCACGACACGAAGGAGGAGACCGATGCCTGCTACGACTCTCTCGCCGCCAGTGTCCTCACCCGTCAGTGGAATGCTGATGTcaagggtgagggtgagTACCCCGCCACCAGCCTCGTCATTGCGTCGCACAACGCCGAGTCTGTTCGCCGAAGCCGTGCCATCTGCGACGCTGGCCGCGCCAAGTCGGACATTGCTTTTgcccagctccagggtaTGGCCGATGAGGTCAGCTGCGAGCTGGTCGAGGCCGGCCAGGCGGATAAGACCAAGGTCCTGCCCGCTTACAAGTACCTCGTCTGGGGAACTACTGGCGAGTGCATGAAGTATCTCCTCCGACGAGCACACGAGAACAAGGACGCCGTCCAGCGTACCAAGGGCAGCCGGGATGCCCTGTGGTCCGAGTTGGTCCGACGATGCAAGAGCGCCGTCGGCTTGGCGTAA